One Azospirillum sp. TSA2s genomic region harbors:
- a CDS encoding TetR/AcrR family transcriptional regulator, producing MPSRQSGPNSDPDSGPVPSGDPPRWRRRKEARPQEIVAAAMDVFAERGFAAARLEEVASRAGVSKGTLYLYFPSKDELFKAVIRAAILPNLQQAEALVAAAGGPCFPVLERLLRTVARLIATTRMAVIPRLVIAEAGNFPELAAFYHREVIRRGFGVLAALLRRGIDSGEFRPVEVDPTVRLIVAPLLMSAVWRTSFDGVDGEPPLDVTALMEIHIDNLRRVLLRDTGDGAGEGAP from the coding sequence ATGCCCTCCCGCCAATCCGGTCCCAACTCCGATCCCGACTCCGGTCCTGTCCCCTCCGGCGACCCGCCGCGCTGGCGCCGCCGCAAGGAGGCCCGCCCGCAGGAGATCGTCGCCGCCGCGATGGATGTCTTCGCCGAACGCGGTTTCGCCGCCGCGAGGCTGGAGGAGGTCGCGTCCCGCGCCGGCGTCAGCAAGGGCACGCTCTATCTCTACTTTCCCAGCAAGGACGAGCTGTTCAAGGCGGTGATCCGCGCCGCCATCCTGCCCAACCTGCAACAGGCCGAGGCGTTGGTCGCCGCGGCCGGCGGACCGTGCTTTCCGGTGCTGGAGCGGCTTCTGCGCACGGTGGCGCGGCTGATCGCGACGACCCGCATGGCCGTCATCCCGCGGCTGGTGATCGCCGAGGCCGGCAATTTCCCGGAGCTTGCCGCCTTCTACCACCGGGAGGTGATCCGCCGCGGCTTCGGTGTGCTGGCCGCCCTGCTGCGGCGGGGAATCGACAGCGGCGAATTCCGCCCCGTGGAGGTCGATCCCACGGTGCGCCTGATTGTGGCGCCGCTGCTGATGAGCGCCGTGTGGCGGACCTCCTTCGACGGCGTCGACGGCGAGCCGCCGCTGGACGTGACGGCGCTGATGGAAATCCACATCGACAATCTGCGCCGGGTGCTGCTGCGCGATACGGGAGACGGGGCAGGGGAGGGTGCGCCGTGA
- the nifA gene encoding nif-specific transcriptional activator NifA: MPSAAQSASSSSLELLTIYEVSKILGSSLDLEQTLREVLRALSYQLQMHRGRVYLQGEDGALRLVAAQGLPKDSPAQEIDYNQGEGISGRILKTGMPAVVPNLAEEPLFNNRSGGRDDLDEQVASLVGVPIKAAGTVIGVLTIDRISDDGPSGHFGSDVRFLTMVANLIGQTVRLHRTVAEERRFMMRETFRVQKELRPVVAPVNDVVCTSPNMVDVLAQVHRVAPFKSTVLIRGESGTGKELIARAIHNLSPRKDAPFIRVNCAALPESLLESELFGHEKGSFTGAQKDHKGRFELASGGTLFLDEIGDISSNFQAKLLRVLQEQEFERVGGSKTIKTDVRLICATNLNLEEAVGHGKFRADLYFRINVVTIHLPPLRERRGDIATLAKHFVAKFGRDNGLNLDIAAEALEVLNRCTWPGNVRELENCIERAATQCRNGTIRVPDLSCSMNLCNSSVLFQYRTMGAAVGGLAPSMSGTATNPAAGNPGVGNPAQGRAQPAPMNGAAMPPAVPAPVNGGPNGAQWPACASGCGAGPMPVCGASKPLPPSAIIPLPAPQPAASTPATPSAPAPQPAAAGPDLPLDEPESGPLRDRLIWAMERTGWVQAKAARLLGMTTRQVSYALRKYNIEIKRF, encoded by the coding sequence ATGCCGAGTGCTGCCCAGTCCGCGTCATCCTCCAGCCTGGAGCTGCTGACGATTTACGAGGTCAGCAAGATCCTCGGGTCGTCGCTCGATCTGGAACAGACCCTGCGCGAGGTGCTGCGCGCGCTGTCCTATCAGCTGCAGATGCACCGCGGCCGGGTCTATCTCCAGGGCGAGGACGGGGCTTTGCGGCTCGTCGCCGCGCAGGGGTTGCCGAAGGACTCGCCGGCGCAGGAGATCGACTACAACCAGGGCGAAGGCATCAGCGGCCGCATCCTGAAGACCGGTATGCCGGCCGTCGTTCCCAACCTGGCGGAAGAGCCGCTGTTCAACAACCGCTCCGGCGGGCGCGACGATCTGGACGAACAGGTTGCCTCGCTGGTCGGCGTGCCGATCAAGGCCGCCGGCACCGTCATCGGCGTGCTGACCATCGACCGCATTTCCGACGATGGCCCCAGCGGCCATTTCGGCTCCGATGTCCGTTTCCTGACCATGGTCGCCAACCTGATCGGCCAGACCGTGCGCCTGCACCGGACGGTGGCCGAGGAGCGGCGCTTCATGATGCGCGAGACCTTCCGCGTCCAGAAGGAGCTGCGGCCGGTGGTGGCCCCCGTCAACGACGTGGTCTGCACCAGCCCCAACATGGTCGACGTGCTGGCCCAGGTGCACCGGGTGGCGCCCTTCAAGTCGACCGTGCTGATCCGCGGCGAAAGCGGCACCGGCAAGGAGCTGATCGCGCGGGCCATCCACAACCTGTCGCCGCGCAAGGACGCCCCCTTCATCCGCGTCAACTGCGCAGCATTGCCCGAATCGCTTCTGGAGTCGGAGCTGTTCGGTCACGAGAAGGGCTCCTTCACCGGCGCGCAGAAGGACCACAAGGGCCGGTTCGAGCTGGCGTCGGGCGGCACCCTGTTCCTGGACGAGATCGGCGACATCTCCTCCAACTTCCAGGCCAAGCTGCTGCGCGTGCTGCAGGAGCAGGAGTTCGAGCGGGTCGGCGGGTCGAAGACGATCAAGACCGACGTGCGGCTGATCTGCGCCACCAACCTGAACCTGGAGGAGGCGGTCGGCCACGGCAAGTTCCGCGCCGATTTGTATTTCCGCATCAACGTGGTGACGATCCACCTGCCGCCGCTGCGCGAACGGCGCGGCGACATCGCCACGCTGGCCAAGCATTTCGTCGCCAAGTTCGGCCGCGACAACGGCCTGAACCTCGACATCGCCGCCGAGGCGCTGGAGGTGCTGAACCGCTGCACCTGGCCCGGCAACGTGCGCGAGCTGGAGAACTGCATCGAGCGCGCGGCGACCCAGTGCCGCAACGGCACCATCCGCGTGCCCGACCTGTCCTGCAGCATGAATCTCTGCAACTCGTCGGTGCTGTTCCAGTACCGCACCATGGGCGCCGCCGTCGGCGGGCTGGCACCGTCGATGAGCGGGACCGCCACCAATCCGGCTGCCGGCAATCCGGGAGTGGGCAATCCGGCGCAGGGGCGGGCTCAGCCGGCCCCCATGAACGGCGCCGCAATGCCGCCGGCCGTGCCGGCCCCCGTCAACGGCGGCCCCAACGGTGCGCAGTGGCCGGCCTGCGCGTCCGGCTGCGGGGCCGGGCCGATGCCGGTCTGCGGCGCCTCCAAGCCGCTGCCGCCCTCGGCCATCATTCCCCTGCCCGCACCACAACCGGCGGCATCCACCCCCGCCACCCCGTCCGCACCGGCGCCGCAGCCGGCAGCAGCCGGCCCCGACCTGCCGTTGGACGAGCCCGAGTCAGGTCCGTTGCGCGACCGCCTGATCTGGGCGATGGAACGGACGGGCTGGGTCCAAGCCAAGGCCGCCCGCCTGCTGGGCATGACGACGCGGCAGGTGAGCTACGCGCTGCGCAAGTACAACATCGAGATCAAGAGGTTCTAA
- a CDS encoding adenylate/guanylate cyclase domain-containing protein, whose protein sequence is MPSLEKPLALLFVDIADSTMLYERIGNATAAALTQRVLSHLRRLVEEQRGGVIKSLGDGLLAAFPVCDDSARAACAMMGIQDQHGMRLRIGIHFGAVIEGVGDLYGDACNVAARVQQIARPGEILATQALVDGLSPDQRSRTKPLSNVAMKGKAAPIRVHQIRTADEADDAIESTTLGFSLVPEASRSMVTLHLSYRGQDIAMSRGLPRVTIGREDSSGLRIASRQTSRQHAVIDFTRESFLLTDHSTNGTYIRSGGSPPVVLRRDSTKLVGSGLIGFGAEALDESQDHVVAFRGELA, encoded by the coding sequence TTGCCTTCGCTTGAGAAGCCCCTTGCCCTGCTGTTCGTCGACATCGCCGACAGCACGATGTTGTACGAGCGAATCGGCAACGCCACCGCCGCGGCGCTGACGCAGCGGGTGCTGAGCCATCTGCGCCGGCTGGTGGAGGAGCAACGCGGCGGCGTCATCAAGAGCCTGGGCGACGGGCTGCTCGCCGCCTTTCCGGTATGCGACGACAGCGCCCGCGCCGCCTGCGCGATGATGGGCATCCAGGACCAGCACGGGATGCGGCTGCGCATCGGCATCCATTTCGGCGCGGTGATCGAAGGGGTGGGCGACCTGTACGGCGACGCCTGCAACGTGGCCGCAAGGGTGCAGCAGATCGCCCGGCCGGGCGAGATCCTGGCGACCCAGGCACTGGTCGACGGCCTGTCGCCGGACCAACGGAGCCGGACCAAACCGCTGAGCAACGTCGCGATGAAGGGCAAGGCCGCACCGATCCGCGTCCACCAGATCCGCACTGCCGACGAGGCCGACGACGCCATCGAAAGCACGACGCTGGGCTTTTCCCTGGTGCCGGAGGCCAGCCGCAGCATGGTGACGCTGCACCTTTCCTATCGTGGGCAGGACATCGCGATGAGCCGGGGCCTGCCGCGCGTCACCATCGGCCGGGAGGACAGCAGCGGCCTGCGCATCGCCTCGCGCCAGACCTCGCGCCAGCATGCGGTGATCGACTTCACCCGCGAAAGCTTCCTGCTGACCGACCATTCCACCAACGGCACCTACATCCGCAGCGGCGGGTCGCCACCGGTGGTGCTGCGCCGCGATTCGACCAAGCTGGTCGGCAGCGGCCTGATCGGCTTCGGAGCGGAGGCGCTGGACGAGAGCCAGGACCATGTCGTCGCCTTCCGCGGCGAACTGGCCTGA
- the nifB gene encoding nitrogenase cofactor biosynthesis protein NifB, giving the protein MSNVVSLDSIFGLGELAPPATMPAAPEAASGCSSSSCGSLGELGDGPADMDPAVWEKVKNHPCYSEEAHHYFARMHVAVAPACNIQCNYCNRKYDCSNESRPGVVSEKLTPDLAIKKILAVAQEIPQLSVIGIAGPGDSLAANGRNTFATFEMLQKKAPDLKLCLSTNGLALPEHVDTIAQYNIDHVTITINMVDPEVGAQIYPWIFHKHKRWTGLDAAKILHEQQMLGLEMLTSRGILVKVNSVMIPGVNDEHLLEVNKAVKSRGAFLHNIMPLISDPAHGTYFGLNGQRGPTAQELKLVQDACEGGAKLMRHCRQCRADAVGLLGEDRGEEFTAEKIEAMGAIDYDDEARRSYRDHVEAERAGRHASKAAAQADVRDSVGTAVDPILIAVATKGGERINEHFGHAKEFQIYEVGPTGAKFVGHRRVDQYCEGGSGDVDTLDGVLAAINDCTAVFVAKIGGCPSKSLADAGIEPVDRFAFDYIEESALAYFKDYAERLGQGAVRSRAGQDAVIRTGALTARRA; this is encoded by the coding sequence ATGAGCAACGTGGTTTCGCTCGACAGCATCTTCGGGCTGGGGGAACTGGCCCCGCCCGCGACGATGCCGGCAGCACCCGAGGCGGCGTCCGGCTGTTCGTCGTCGTCCTGCGGATCCTTAGGAGAATTGGGCGACGGGCCGGCCGACATGGACCCGGCGGTGTGGGAGAAGGTGAAGAACCACCCCTGCTATTCGGAAGAGGCGCATCACTATTTCGCCCGCATGCATGTCGCGGTCGCCCCGGCCTGCAACATCCAGTGCAACTACTGCAACCGCAAATACGATTGCTCGAACGAGAGCCGGCCGGGCGTGGTCTCCGAAAAGCTGACCCCCGATCTGGCGATCAAGAAGATCCTCGCCGTTGCCCAGGAAATCCCGCAACTGTCGGTGATCGGCATCGCCGGCCCCGGCGACAGTCTGGCGGCGAATGGCAGGAATACTTTCGCCACCTTCGAAATGCTGCAGAAGAAGGCGCCGGACCTGAAGCTGTGCCTGTCCACCAACGGTCTGGCCCTGCCCGAGCATGTGGACACCATCGCGCAGTACAACATCGACCACGTCACCATCACCATCAACATGGTCGATCCGGAGGTCGGCGCGCAGATCTACCCGTGGATCTTCCACAAGCACAAGCGCTGGACCGGACTGGACGCCGCCAAAATCCTGCACGAGCAGCAGATGCTCGGGCTGGAGATGCTGACCTCGCGCGGCATCCTGGTGAAGGTCAACTCCGTCATGATCCCGGGGGTCAACGACGAACACCTGCTGGAGGTGAACAAGGCGGTGAAGAGCCGCGGCGCCTTCCTCCACAACATCATGCCGCTGATCTCCGACCCCGCCCATGGGACGTATTTCGGCCTGAACGGCCAGCGCGGCCCCACCGCGCAGGAGCTGAAGCTGGTGCAGGACGCCTGCGAGGGCGGGGCCAAGCTGATGCGCCATTGCCGCCAGTGCCGCGCCGATGCGGTCGGCCTGCTGGGCGAGGATCGCGGCGAGGAATTCACCGCCGAGAAGATCGAGGCGATGGGCGCCATCGACTATGACGACGAGGCCCGCCGCAGCTACCGCGATCATGTCGAGGCCGAGCGCGCCGGCCGTCATGCCTCAAAGGCCGCGGCGCAGGCCGATGTGCGGGACAGTGTCGGCACCGCGGTCGATCCGATCCTGATCGCCGTCGCCACCAAGGGCGGCGAGCGCATCAACGAGCATTTCGGCCACGCCAAGGAATTCCAGATCTACGAGGTCGGCCCGACCGGCGCCAAGTTCGTCGGCCACCGCCGCGTCGACCAGTATTGCGAAGGCGGCTCCGGCGACGTCGACACGCTGGACGGGGTGCTGGCCGCCATCAACGACTGCACCGCGGTGTTCGTCGCCAAGATCGGCGGCTGCCCGTCCAAGTCGCTGGCCGATGCCGGGATCGAGCCGGTCGACCGCTTCGCCTTCGACTACATCGAGGAATCGGCACTGGCCTACTTCAAGGACTACGCCGAGCGGCTCGGCCAGGGCGCCGTCCGGTCCCGCGCCGGCCAGGACGCGGTGATCCGCACCGGAGCGCTGACCGCGCGCCGCGCCTGA
- a CDS encoding 4Fe-4S dicluster domain-containing protein — MAYKIKSAECTVCGACEAECPNVAISLKKGTYVIDPAKCTECQGQFDSPQCAAVCPADCCVPA, encoded by the coding sequence ATGGCCTACAAGATCAAGTCCGCCGAATGCACCGTCTGCGGCGCCTGCGAGGCCGAGTGCCCGAACGTCGCCATCAGCCTGAAAAAGGGCACCTACGTCATCGACCCGGCCAAATGCACCGAGTGCCAGGGCCAGTTCGACAGCCCGCAATGCGCCGCCGTCTGCCCCGCCGACTGCTGCGTCCCGGCGTGA
- a CDS encoding 4Fe4S-binding leucine-rich repeat protein encodes MSDDILESLDWRGEPVDCAACAHRDRRLDPETAALQAGGKMPGRCLPRKACVQDRYAKRIQRFFEWNPDLAAGHLDHPYFEVRANAARFAPIFLLPRLMNDPDETVRSVLARRLPRRLLLKLRDDPDREVRIAVASRLEDADLAPLMRDPDCSVRLRVVRRVSDGMLPAMMHDEDPEVRVEVARRLAMDWLPSLAWDDSPRVRLVVAQRLPTSKLHVLLPDADWMVRLAVAGRIDAGQLGPLLDDPEEEVRAIARQRAAGLAIANDLPPL; translated from the coding sequence ATGAGCGACGACATCCTCGAATCGCTGGACTGGCGCGGCGAACCGGTGGACTGCGCCGCCTGCGCCCACCGCGACCGCCGGCTCGATCCGGAGACCGCCGCCCTGCAGGCCGGCGGAAAAATGCCCGGCCGCTGTCTGCCGCGGAAGGCCTGCGTGCAGGACCGCTATGCCAAGCGTATCCAGCGCTTCTTCGAATGGAATCCGGACCTCGCCGCCGGCCATCTCGACCATCCCTATTTCGAAGTGCGGGCGAATGCCGCGCGCTTCGCCCCGATCTTCCTACTTCCCCGACTGATGAACGACCCGGACGAGACGGTGCGCTCCGTCCTGGCCCGCCGGCTGCCGCGCCGGCTGTTGCTGAAGCTGCGCGACGACCCGGACCGCGAAGTGCGGATCGCCGTCGCCAGCCGGTTGGAAGATGCCGACCTTGCCCCGCTGATGCGCGACCCTGACTGTTCGGTGCGGCTGCGCGTGGTGCGGCGGGTCTCCGACGGCATGCTGCCGGCGATGATGCATGACGAGGACCCGGAGGTGCGGGTGGAGGTCGCCCGCCGCCTGGCCATGGACTGGCTGCCTAGCCTCGCCTGGGACGACAGCCCGCGGGTGCGGCTGGTGGTGGCGCAACGGCTGCCGACGTCGAAGCTGCACGTCCTGCTGCCTGACGCCGACTGGATGGTCCGCCTTGCCGTTGCCGGGCGGATCGACGCCGGACAGCTCGGCCCCCTGCTCGACGACCCGGAGGAGGAGGTGCGCGCCATCGCCCGCCAGCGCGCCGCCGGCCTCGCAATCGCCAACGATCTTCCGCCCCTGTAG
- a CDS encoding nitrogen fixation protein NifZ has protein sequence MTETAAQTTAPGRRERARNAEDANELVGPPVLEQGFKVKALRDVRNDGTYPGRPVGDFLIREGDVGYVISIGTYLQMYYIYAVDFYEKRVVVGMRARELEVIDAHCNDPQ, from the coding sequence ATGACAGAGACAGCCGCCCAAACCACCGCCCCTGGCCGCCGCGAACGCGCCCGCAACGCCGAGGATGCCAACGAGCTGGTCGGTCCGCCGGTGCTGGAACAGGGCTTCAAGGTCAAGGCGCTGCGCGACGTGCGCAACGACGGCACCTATCCCGGCCGTCCGGTCGGCGACTTCCTGATCCGCGAGGGCGATGTCGGCTACGTCATCTCCATCGGGACCTACCTGCAGATGTATTACATCTATGCCGTTGATTTTTATGAAAAACGGGTCGTCGTCGGCATGCGCGCGCGCGAGCTGGAGGTGATCGACGCCCACTGCAACGACCCCCAATGA
- a CDS encoding nitrogen fixation protein NifZ — protein MSDVEAAAKPGFIPPREPLYDWGLRVTVQEDLFNDGSHPQVSDGALLAPKGTPGVIVRVGRTEEGSLPVYLVEFPGGTVVGCLEEEIVPADGSRRGVPGVM, from the coding sequence ATGTCCGACGTCGAAGCCGCTGCCAAGCCCGGTTTCATCCCGCCGCGCGAACCGCTGTACGACTGGGGCCTGCGGGTCACGGTGCAGGAGGACCTGTTCAACGACGGCAGCCATCCGCAGGTGTCGGACGGTGCGCTGCTGGCGCCGAAGGGCACGCCGGGCGTGATCGTCCGCGTCGGCCGCACCGAGGAAGGCAGCCTGCCGGTCTATCTGGTGGAGTTCCCCGGCGGCACCGTCGTCGGCTGCCTGGAGGAGGAGATCGTCCCGGCCGACGGGTCGCGGCGCGGTGTTCCGGGTGTGATGTGA
- a CDS encoding cysteine desulfurase family protein — translation MTIYLDNNATTALAAEVREAMLPHLFGEFANPSSPHSAGMAARRAVSEAKAQVAALIGARPADLVMTGSATEATHAAILGALRVIEETDHRRDHIVTTAVEHPATLALFDDLRQRGWRVTILPVNRDGLPSLVDLAAVVTEATALVSMMWANNETGVLMPVEGASAIAHAHGALFHSDAVQAAGRVPVDCGIADYLTLSAHKMHGPKGVGALYVRKGAPFHALIHGHQERRRRGGTENVPSIVGFGAAASLASLWLDEADLIAFLRDRLEQGILARWPGTVVNGAGAARLPNTSNIRFADSRGHAVDAEELLMRLDRAGISVSMGAACSSGGNEPSHVLTAMGLNGAQAAASLRFSLSRYTTAAEVDAVLSELPALHARLIAA, via the coding sequence ATGACGATCTACCTCGACAACAACGCCACCACCGCCCTAGCTGCGGAAGTGCGCGAAGCAATGCTGCCGCACCTGTTCGGGGAGTTCGCCAACCCGTCCAGCCCGCATTCCGCCGGCATGGCCGCCCGTCGCGCGGTCAGCGAGGCCAAGGCACAGGTCGCCGCCCTGATCGGCGCCAGGCCGGCCGACCTCGTTATGACCGGCAGCGCCACCGAGGCGACGCACGCCGCCATCCTGGGCGCGCTCCGCGTCATCGAGGAGACCGACCACCGCCGCGACCACATCGTCACCACCGCGGTGGAGCACCCGGCGACGCTGGCCCTGTTCGACGACCTGCGCCAGCGCGGCTGGCGCGTCACCATCCTGCCGGTGAATCGCGACGGCCTTCCCTCGCTGGTCGATCTTGCCGCCGTGGTGACGGAGGCGACGGCGCTGGTCTCCATGATGTGGGCCAACAACGAGACCGGCGTGCTGATGCCGGTGGAGGGGGCATCGGCCATCGCCCATGCCCATGGCGCGCTGTTCCACAGCGATGCGGTGCAGGCGGCCGGCCGGGTGCCGGTCGATTGCGGCATCGCCGATTACCTGACGCTGTCCGCCCACAAGATGCACGGGCCGAAGGGTGTCGGTGCGCTGTATGTCCGCAAGGGCGCCCCCTTCCACGCGCTGATCCACGGCCATCAGGAACGACGGCGCCGCGGCGGAACCGAGAATGTGCCGAGCATCGTCGGCTTCGGCGCCGCCGCCTCGCTGGCGTCCCTCTGGCTGGACGAGGCCGACCTGATCGCCTTCCTGCGCGACCGGCTGGAACAGGGCATCCTCGCCCGCTGGCCCGGTACGGTGGTGAACGGGGCCGGCGCCGCCCGGCTGCCCAACACCAGCAACATCCGCTTCGCCGACAGCCGCGGCCATGCGGTCGATGCGGAGGAACTGCTGATGCGGCTCGACCGCGCCGGCATCTCCGTATCGATGGGCGCCGCCTGCTCCTCCGGCGGCAACGAGCCGAGCCATGTGCTGACCGCCATGGGGCTGAACGGCGCCCAGGCCGCCGCCAGCCTGCGTTTCTCGCTCAGCCGCTACACCACCGCGGCGGAGGTGGACGCCGTCCTGTCGGAACTGCCGGCGCTGCACGCCCGGCTGATCGCCGCCTGA
- the nifT gene encoding putative nitrogen fixation protein NifT, translating into MKVMIRKASEQYTIYVAKKDLEEPIVEMEKPGLWGGWIKVANGWTLDLPEMPDDTRLPITVDAKKRGTE; encoded by the coding sequence ATGAAGGTGATGATCCGCAAGGCGTCCGAGCAATACACGATCTACGTCGCCAAGAAGGACCTGGAGGAACCCATCGTCGAGATGGAGAAGCCCGGCCTGTGGGGCGGATGGATCAAGGTCGCCAACGGCTGGACGCTCGACCTGCCGGAGATGCCGGACGACACCCGCCTGCCGATCACCGTCGATGCCAAGAAACGCGGAACGGAGTGA
- a CDS encoding DegT/DnrJ/EryC1/StrS aminotransferase family protein: protein MSDAAAVLHQPSPADDDEVDDYIPLTDPDISDAEVEMLGRLLASGALSNGRMVRAFEDAFAAYVGRDHAVAVSSGTMATLLMLKGYGIGEGDEVLCSPFGWHQVQHAVALSGATPVLVDIDYWQHTINPDKAAALVTPKTKAILAGNVNGHPAHWDELRALADAKNLILLEDSTEAIGSTYKGRMVGTFGDAAVFDFSEPGILLAGEGGMIVTDDRDLAHRLRYMRRRETEHRNTVVITRTLPWQAGMSDLNAALALVQLKRLPEVLTRRNLVIAYYDAAMASFEGIKPPYRGPGAEVVNPMVYCVHLGTRFTASGRRSIIEDLDTHDIDASDFGQPLHTQQYYIEALGEDRAGRGACPVCTKTADRVLALPLHRKITRDQVAFIVETLKDASINTGAGAAIYL, encoded by the coding sequence ATGAGCGATGCCGCCGCGGTTCTGCACCAGCCCTCCCCCGCCGATGACGACGAGGTTGACGACTACATCCCCCTGACCGACCCGGACATCTCCGATGCGGAGGTCGAGATGCTCGGCCGCCTGCTGGCCTCCGGGGCCTTGAGCAACGGGCGGATGGTGCGGGCGTTCGAGGATGCCTTTGCCGCCTATGTCGGCCGCGACCATGCGGTGGCGGTGTCCAGCGGCACCATGGCCACGCTGCTGATGCTGAAGGGCTATGGCATCGGCGAGGGGGACGAGGTGCTGTGCAGCCCCTTCGGCTGGCATCAGGTCCAGCATGCGGTGGCGCTGTCCGGCGCCACGCCGGTGCTGGTCGACATCGATTACTGGCAGCACACCATCAACCCGGATAAGGCGGCGGCTCTGGTCACGCCGAAGACCAAGGCGATCCTGGCCGGCAACGTCAACGGCCACCCCGCCCATTGGGACGAGCTGCGCGCGCTGGCCGATGCCAAAAACCTGATCCTGCTGGAGGATTCGACGGAGGCCATCGGCTCGACCTACAAGGGCCGGATGGTCGGCACCTTCGGCGACGCCGCGGTCTTCGACTTTTCAGAACCCGGCATCCTGCTGGCCGGCGAGGGCGGCATGATCGTCACCGACGACCGCGACCTTGCCCACCGGCTGCGCTACATGCGCCGGCGCGAGACGGAGCACCGCAACACGGTGGTCATCACCCGCACCCTGCCCTGGCAGGCGGGGATGAGCGACCTGAACGCCGCGCTCGCCCTGGTGCAGTTGAAGCGGCTGCCGGAAGTCCTGACCCGCCGCAATCTGGTCATCGCCTATTACGACGCGGCGATGGCGAGCTTCGAGGGGATCAAGCCGCCCTATCGCGGGCCGGGGGCGGAGGTGGTCAACCCGATGGTCTATTGCGTCCATCTCGGCACCCGCTTCACCGCGTCGGGGCGCCGGTCGATCATCGAGGATCTGGACACGCACGACATCGACGCCAGCGACTTCGGCCAGCCGCTGCACACCCAGCAATACTACATCGAAGCGCTGGGCGAAGACCGCGCCGGCCGCGGCGCCTGCCCGGTCTGCACCAAGACGGCCGACCGCGTGCTCGCTCTGCCGCTGCACCGCAAGATCACCCGCGATCAGGTCGCCTTCATCGTGGAAACGCTGAAGGACGCCAGCATCAACACCGGTGCCGGTGCGGCGATCTATCTGTGA
- a CDS encoding SIR2 family protein, which produces MTVTTLATDSDSVTVPDAAAALADIAAALAARQVVPYLGPGAFALLPPDQCPIPRNSAELVQRLNAKVAAPGRIRSNLTAVAQFIETRKHRKTLETILNEIFRQTVPATPVHALLAAIPAPPLQVDVWYDNVLDSLLSAAADRTWGQIQGVSHPQSTGEWVRYYASDGTESTAEAAAGWDTVLYKPSGAVTPAGNYLISDSDYVEILTEIDIQTPIPAIVKDRRAGRHFLFLGCRFDQEIQRTFARQIAKRSADSHWAVIPGELSKNEARFLALHGIKRIDVTLEEAVEGLRARV; this is translated from the coding sequence ATGACCGTCACCACCCTTGCAACCGATTCCGACTCCGTCACGGTTCCGGACGCCGCGGCGGCGCTGGCCGACATCGCCGCGGCGTTGGCTGCGCGGCAGGTGGTGCCCTATCTCGGCCCCGGCGCCTTCGCCCTGCTGCCGCCCGACCAGTGCCCGATCCCGCGCAATTCGGCGGAGCTGGTGCAGCGCCTGAACGCCAAGGTCGCCGCTCCCGGCCGCATCCGCTCCAACCTGACCGCGGTCGCCCAGTTCATCGAGACGCGCAAGCACCGCAAGACGCTGGAGACCATCCTCAACGAAATCTTCCGCCAGACCGTGCCGGCGACCCCGGTCCACGCCTTGCTGGCGGCGATCCCGGCACCGCCGTTGCAGGTCGACGTCTGGTACGACAATGTGCTGGACAGCCTGCTGAGTGCGGCGGCCGACCGGACCTGGGGGCAGATCCAGGGGGTGTCGCACCCGCAATCGACCGGCGAATGGGTGCGCTACTACGCCTCCGACGGCACTGAGTCGACGGCAGAGGCGGCGGCCGGCTGGGACACCGTGCTGTACAAGCCGTCGGGGGCGGTGACGCCAGCCGGCAACTACCTCATCTCCGACAGCGACTATGTCGAGATCCTGACGGAGATCGACATCCAGACGCCGATCCCCGCGATCGTGAAGGACCGCCGCGCCGGCCGGCACTTCCTGTTCCTCGGCTGCCGCTTCGACCAGGAGATCCAGCGCACCTTCGCCCGTCAGATCGCCAAGCGCTCCGCCGACAGCCACTGGGCGGTTATCCCCGGCGAGTTGTCGAAGAACGAGGCGCGCTTCCTGGCGCTGCACGGGATCAAGCGGATTGATGTGACACTGGAGGAGGCGGTGGAGGGGCTGCGGGCAAGGGTTTGA